In Silene latifolia isolate original U9 population chromosome X, ASM4854445v1, whole genome shotgun sequence, the following proteins share a genomic window:
- the LOC141619669 gene encoding uncharacterized protein LOC141619669 encodes MPLCIERRSKPCYVHFLTDGNKNLEEPWYQAILNYKLNSIYPPDMDKRGQWAIRLLASQYVLYQGELYKITPQGIILLCLDHSKAKKVMEGVHNEECGPYMSGSMMANKIMRRG; translated from the coding sequence ATGCCGTTATGTATTGAACGAAGATCTAAGCCATGCTATGTGCATTTTCTCACTGATGGGAACAAAAATCTAGAGGAGCCTTGGtatcaagccattctaaactacAAGCTCAACAGCATATacccacccgacatggataagaggggacaatggGCGATTCGTCTATTAGCATCTCAATATGTCCTATATCAAGGGGAGTTATACAAGATAACGCCACAAGGCATCATTTTgctttgccttgatcattcaaaagCAAAGAAAGTTATGGAAGGAGTCCATAATGAAGAATGCGGTCCTTATATGAGTGGGTcaatgatggcaaataaaatcatgCGTCGAGGATAA